A genome region from Lytechinus pictus isolate F3 Inbred chromosome 16, Lp3.0, whole genome shotgun sequence includes the following:
- the LOC129278865 gene encoding cullin-4A-like, translating to MPLSSKEKIASCKTTLEANTRKRRASDNNHLHTKRAREDLGTGEHRQSSEGKNMGEATPKRANFSALNPSNNGFNSRSSPLVNNKPGTSKKLVIKNFKVKPVLPANYQQQTWDRLKEAVQAIHNSRPIKYSLEELYQAVENMCSHKMSASLYDQLKEVCEQHVASQTKQFTSEMTDSLTYLKQLNTCWQDHCRQMIMIRSIFLFLDRTYVLQNSLVSSLWDMGLDLFRSHIISNRTVQNRTVEGLLMLIENERTGDVVDHSLLKSLLRMLSDLQIYEEAFEKRFLEATQMLYGAEGQRLVHEREVPEYLIHVDKRLEEEAQRILHYLDHTTRKLLIACVEKQLLEDHIGTILQKGLDSLLDANRVDDLTLLYRLLQRTKNGLLDLCQYFSAFIKKTGTTIVIDSEKDKTMVQELLDFKEKLDNILETCFAKNEKFSISLKESFENFINKRLNKPAELVAKYVDNKLRAGNKEATEEELERLLDKIMVLFRFIHGKDVFEAFYKKDLAKRLLVGKSASVDAEKSMLSKLKQECGGAFTSKLEGMFKDMELSKDIMVAFKQHMQHQCQTTVMDLSVNILTMGYWPTYKPLEIHLPSEMVNLQEQFKRFYLGKHSGRKLQWQPSLGHCLVKAQFREESSSVKELQVSLYQTLVLLLFNEGDNFSLEDIRQATNIEDSELRRTLQSLACGKARVILKQPKGREIEDGDKFAFAKDFKHKLFRIKINQVQMKETVEEQVTTQERVFQDRQYQIDAAIVRIMKMRKSLSHNLLVSELYNQLRFPVKPSDLKKRIESLIDRDYMERDKDNPNQYHYVA from the exons ATGCCTCTCTCAAGCAAAGAAAAGATTGCCTCATGCAAGACCACCCTGGAGGCGAACACGCGAAAGCGTAGAGCGTCTGATAACAATCACCTCCACACGAAGAGAGCCAGGGAAGATCTCGGCACCGGCGAACACAGGCAGTCGTCGGAGGGCAAAAACATGGGTGAAGCGACGCCCAAAAGAGCGAACTTTTCTGCATTAAATCCGTCTAATAACGGGTTCAATAGCAGGTCATCACCTCTTGTGAATAACAAACCAGGGACCTCGAAAAAGCTTGTTATAAAGAATTTTAAAG TCAAGCCAGTCCTCCCAGCCAACTACCAGCAGCAGACATGGGACAGACTCAAGGAGGCTGTCCAAGCCATCCACAACAGCAGGCCCATCAAGTACAGTCTCGAGGAACTCTACCAGGCAGTGGAAAACATGTGCTCGCACAAGATGTCTGCCTCCCTCTATGACCAGCTCAAGGAAGTCTGTGAACAGCATGTGGCGTCACAGACTAAACAGTTTACTAG TGAGATGACGGATAGCCTGACGTACCTGAAGCAACTAAATACTTGTTGGCAGGATCATTGTAGGCAAATG ATCATGATCCGGAGTATATTTCTGTTTCTGGATAGGACGTATGTATTACAGAATTCACTAGTATCATCACTTTG GGATATGGGGCTAGATCTCTTTCGATCTCACATCATAAGCAACAGGACTGTACAGAATCGGACTGTAGAGGGCCTCTTGATGCTTATAGAGAACGAGAGGACGGGGGATGTCGTTGATCACAGTCTTCTCAAAAGTCTTCTTCGAATGCTCTCAGATCTACAg ATCTATGAGGAAGCATTCGAGAAGAGGTTCCTTGAAGCCACTCAGATGCTTTATGGTGCTGAAGGCCAGAGACTCGTCCATGAGAGAGAG GTACCAGAGTATCTCATCCACGTTGACAAACGATTAGAAGAAGAGGCGCAGAGAATTCTACATTATTTAGACCACACAACTAGGAAACTTCTTATTGCATGTGTAGAAAAACAACTGCTAGAAGACCACATTGGAACCATTCTCCAGAAAG GTTTGGACAGTCTACTAGACGCCAATCGGGTAGATGATCTTACGCTACTCTACAGACTGCTACAGAGGACAAAGAATGGCCTCCTTGATTTATGTCAGTACTTCAGTGCTTTTATCAAG AAAACCGGCACTACCATAGTGATAGACTCTGAGAAGGACAAGACGATGGTCCAGGAACTCCTCGACTTCAAGGAAAAGCTGGACAACATCCTGGAGACCTGCTTCGCCAAGAATGAGAAGTTCTCCATCTCCCTTAAAGAGTCCTTTGAGAATTTCATCAACAAAAGGCTCAACAAACCAGCTGAACTTGTCG CTAAGTATGTTGACAACAAGCTCAGAGCCGGTAACAAGGAAGCTACAGAGGAAGAGCTTGAGAGACTCCTGGACAAGATCATGGTTCTATTCAGGTTTATCCACG GGAAAGATGTTTTTGAAGCGTTCTACAAGAAAGACTTGGCCAAGAGACTACTAGTCGGAAAGAGTGCGTCAGTGGATGCTGAAAAATCCATGCTGTCCAAACTCAAGCAAG AATGTGGTGGTGCCTTCACGTCAAAGCTAGAAGGAATGTTCAAAGATATGGAATTATCAAAGGACATCATGGTCGCATTCAAACAG CATATGCAACACCAATGTCAAACGACTGTAATGGATCTTAGTGTGAACATCCTGACCATGGGATACTGGCCAACGTATAAACCTCTGGAGATTCATCTACCGTCGGAG ATGGTTAATCTTCAGGAGCAGTTCAAGCGGTTTTACCTTGGGAAGCACAGCGGTCGTAAGCTACAATGGCAACCGAGTCTAGGTCACTGTCTGGTCAAGGCTCAGTTCAGAGAAGAG AGCTCATCAGTGAAGGAGCTTCAAGTCTCACTCTACCAAACACTAGTCCTACTCCTCTTCAATGAAGGAGACAACTTCTCACTAGAGGATATCAGACAAGCTACTAACATAG AGGATAGCGAGCTAAGGAGAACACTTCAGTCATTAGCCTGTGGCAAGGCGAGAGTCATCTTAAAACAACCAAAG GGTCGAGAGATAGAGGATGGCGACAAGTTTGCCTTTGCCAAAGATTTCAAGCACAAACTCTTCAGAATCAAGATCAACCAGGTCCAGATGAAAGAAACT GTGGAGGAGCAGGTAACTACCCAGGAGAGGGTGTTCCAGGATCGACAGTACCAGATTGACGCAGCTATCGTCAGGATTATGAAGATGCGCAAGTCGCTCAGTCACAACCTGCTCGTCTCCGAGCTCTACAACCAGCTAAGATTTCCAGTCAAG CCGTCAGATCTGAAGAAGAGAATAGAGAGTCTTATCGATCGTGATTACATGGAGCGCGACAAGGACAACCCGAACCAGTATCACTACGTAGCATAA